The Carboxydothermus pertinax genomic interval GGAGCGGGATACGAAAAAATATGTGTTTATAGTGGTGGGAGATAAGGTAAAACTTCAAGAAGTAAAGCTGGGGCTTAGCGATGATTTAAAAGCCCAAGTTTTATCCGGAGTCAAAAAAGGTGACCTTGTAGTGGTAAACCCGCCGGCTGAGCTAAAAGATGGGGATAAGGTGAAAGTTAAATGATTCGGGTCGAAAACTTAACTAAAGGCTATCTTCTCGGCAAAAGTCGGGTAGAAGTTTTAAAAAACATTAACTTTACCGTAAGCGCCGGCGAGTTTGTGGCCATCATGGGACCGTCGGGTTCGGGTAAATCTACCTTAATGAATATTCTGGGGTGCTTGGACCGTCCGGATAGCGGAAAATACTATTTAGACGGGGTAGATGTAGGAAGTCTATCCGATAATGAGCTGGCGGAAATCCGGAACCGAAAAATTGGCTTTGTGTTTCAAAACTTTTATCTTCTGCCGCGGGAAAACGTCTTAAAAAATGTCGAACTACCTCTTCTCTATCAAGGAGTAAAACCTGGAATAAGGAAAGAAAAAGCTATTGAAGCTCTAAGAAAGGTTGGACTTTCCCATCGTTTAGAGCATAAGCCCAATGAAATCTCCGGCGGTGAGCGTCAAAGGGTGGCCATTGCCCGGGCGTTAGTTACCAATCCTTTATTAATTTTAGCCGATGAACCAACTGGAAACTTAGATACCAAGTCCAGTACGGAAATTATGAATATTTTAACCGGTTTAAACCAGGAAGGGGTAACAATTATTTTGGTCACCCACGAACCGGATGTGGCTTCCTTTGCTAAAAGGTTAATTAGAATTCGTGATGGCGAAATTGTCGAAGACCGGGCAATAGAGAGGGGGCAAGGCGTTGGAGCTTAAAGAGAGTTTAAGGGTTGCGCTTTCTTCCCTATGGGCCAACAAAATGCGCTCTTTTTTAACTGCCCTTGGGGTAATTATTGGTGTGATGGCGGTGGTGGCGGTGCTGTCCATCGGCCAGGGTGGAAAAGAAGCAACTCTCGGGCAGATGAAAAGTATTGGTTCCAACCTGTTTATTATGTACGCCAAAACCATTGGCCAGGAAACAATCCGTCCGGATCAGCGTTTGTCGTTAGATGACGTC includes:
- a CDS encoding ABC transporter ATP-binding protein; amino-acid sequence: MIRVENLTKGYLLGKSRVEVLKNINFTVSAGEFVAIMGPSGSGKSTLMNILGCLDRPDSGKYYLDGVDVGSLSDNELAEIRNRKIGFVFQNFYLLPRENVLKNVELPLLYQGVKPGIRKEKAIEALRKVGLSHRLEHKPNEISGGERQRVAIARALVTNPLLILADEPTGNLDTKSSTEIMNILTGLNQEGVTIILVTHEPDVASFAKRLIRIRDGEIVEDRAIERGQGVGA